The Eleutherodactylus coqui strain aEleCoq1 chromosome 6, aEleCoq1.hap1, whole genome shotgun sequence genome window below encodes:
- the LOC136633579 gene encoding olfactory receptor 4Q3-like yields the protein MNATHQQNVEEFTLLGLNTFPNLSIALFILLLIVYILILIANLLIMVTVYFESHLHSAMYYFLSRLSLVDLCYASVTVPKMLVDFLSKTNTVSLGACFTQLFFLHFFAGTECLLLTVMAYDRYVAICNPLRYSSIMNKVICCWLEAVCWVISFFHSIVQIILTCQLKFCGPNRIDHFFCDIHPLSVLSCSDIFIIEIIFVANSGLIATLSFIILLISYMGIINTVVKTRSDEGTGKAFSTCASHLIVVTLFFGPSIFIYMRPSVSFAADKMVSIFYTVLTPLLNPIIYTLRNKEAKAAIKSFLGKKLSWTH from the coding sequence ATGAATGCTACCCACCAGCAGAATGTGGAGGAGTTTACTCTCCTTGGACTGAACACTTTTCCTAACCTGAGTATTGCCCTGTTCATCCTTCTACTCATCGTCTACATTCTCATATTGATCGCCAATCTTCTCATCATGGTAACGGTGTATTTTGAGTCCCATCTCCATTCAGCCATGTATTATTTCCTTAGCAGATTATCTTTGGTAGACCTGTGCTACGCATCGGTGACTGTCCCTAAAATGCTGGTTGACTTTCTATCGAAGACAAACACGGTTTCCCTTGGTGCCTGTTTCACACAGCTCTTCTTCTTACACTTCTTTGCAGGAACTGAGTGCCTCCTGCTTACCGTCATGGCGTACGACCGCTATGTGGCCATATGCAACCCTCTACGGTATTCTAGTATTATGAACAAGGTCATTTGTTGCTGGTTGGAAGCGGTGTGCTGGGTCATAAGCTTCTTCCACTCCATCGTGCAGATAATATTAACCTGTCAACTGAAGTTCTGTGGCCCAAACAGAATCGACCATTTCTTCTGTGACATCCATCCCTTGTCTGTATTATCCTGCTCAGATATCTTCATCATTGAGATAATATTTGTGGCAAACAGCGGCTTGATAGCCACACTATCTTTTATCATCTTGCTTATCTCCTACATGGGGATTATCAACACCGTAGTGAAGACCAGATCTGATGAAGGGACGGGCAAAGCCTTTTCCACATGTGCCTCCCATCTCATTGTGGTCACCCTCTTTTTCGGACCTAGTATTTTCATCTATATGAGGCCCTCAGTTTCTTTTGCGGCTGATAAAATGGTGTCGATATTTTATACAGTGCTGACACCCTTATTAAATCCAATTATATATACTCTCAGAAACAAGGAGGCAAAAGCTGCCATTAAGTCCTTCTTGGGGAAGAAACTTTCCTGGACACATTGA